The following proteins are co-located in the Acidobacteriota bacterium genome:
- a CDS encoding glycosyltransferase family 4 protein: MANRRAFRLVHVMTVAKSLGFLRGQIGFMKERGVEVSAIASPDDGLEAFGRLEGIRTYAVEMPRRITPVRDVVALARLWRRLRRLRPDIVHAHTPKGGLLGTVAAALAGVRIRIYHIHGLPLLTAKGYRKSLLRWSEAAACRFATEVWCVSFSVRDEAVREGLCPSAKIRVLRSGSINGVDSRGYFNPGRFGETDRLEVRRRFGIDPGAPVVGFVGRVVRDKGVRELVKAWKMVRSAIPNARLLVIGEFEEQDSPGRDTIEAMESDRSLCLVGKVTSGMAPFYAAMDLLALPTYREGFPVTAMEAGSMGLPVVATRVPGCVDGVEDGVTGTLVPVRDAEALAGALERYLLDEELRREHGAAGRARMTRDFGQAEMWNEVHAQYERLLQRSDSGGTTVCE, encoded by the coding sequence GTGGCGAACCGGCGTGCCTTCCGTCTTGTCCACGTCATGACCGTGGCCAAATCGCTGGGCTTCCTGCGGGGACAGATCGGTTTCATGAAGGAGCGCGGCGTGGAGGTCAGCGCGATCGCGTCTCCCGACGACGGGCTGGAAGCGTTTGGAAGGCTCGAAGGCATTCGGACGTACGCGGTCGAAATGCCGCGCAGGATCACGCCGGTCAGGGACGTGGTTGCGCTCGCGCGGCTCTGGCGCAGACTCCGCCGCCTGCGGCCCGACATCGTCCACGCGCACACCCCGAAAGGGGGATTGCTGGGAACGGTCGCCGCCGCACTTGCAGGCGTGCGCATAAGGATCTATCATATCCACGGCCTTCCCCTGCTGACGGCGAAAGGATATAGAAAGAGTCTGCTCCGGTGGAGCGAAGCGGCCGCCTGCCGGTTTGCCACCGAGGTGTGGTGCGTCAGTTTTTCGGTGCGCGATGAGGCCGTGCGCGAGGGACTCTGTCCCTCGGCGAAAATCAGGGTGCTGCGGAGCGGGAGCATCAACGGGGTGGATAGCCGGGGGTACTTCAATCCCGGCAGGTTCGGCGAAACGGACAGGCTGGAGGTTCGGAGGCGTTTCGGGATAGATCCCGGGGCGCCCGTGGTCGGATTTGTGGGGCGCGTCGTCCGGGATAAAGGGGTGCGCGAACTCGTGAAGGCATGGAAGATGGTTCGGAGCGCCATCCCGAACGCACGGTTGCTGGTGATCGGTGAGTTCGAGGAGCAGGACAGTCCGGGCCGGGACACGATCGAGGCCATGGAAAGTGATCGAAGTCTATGCCTGGTAGGAAAGGTCACGAGCGGCATGGCGCCCTTCTACGCGGCTATGGATCTGCTCGCGCTCCCCACCTACCGGGAGGGGTTCCCGGTCACGGCCATGGAAGCGGGCTCGATGGGGTTGCCCGTCGTGGCGACACGGGTGCCCGGCTGCGTGGATGGGGTCGAGGATGGAGTGACGGGGACCCTGGTGCCCGTGCGCGACGCGGAGGCACTTGCGGGCGCGCTTGAGCGGTACCTTCTGGACGAAGAATTGAGAAGGGAACATGGCGCTGCGGGGCGCGCGAGGATGACGCGCGATTTCGGCCAGGCCGAGATGTGGAACGAGGTCCATGCGCAATATGAACGTCTGTTGCAGAGGTCGGACTCGGGAGGGACGACGGTGTGCGAGTGA
- a CDS encoding sugar transferase gives MSKRIFDLALVVPALVVLSPLLLALMVLSRVLLGRPVFYRQARPGLDGKPFYIYKFRTMTDARNPDGGLLPDRERLTRFGRFLRSSSLDELPELWNILRGEMSWVGPRPLLVKYLPRYSAEQARRHEVKPGLTGWAQVNGRNAIGWEERLRLDVWYVDHRSLALDAKILFLTVWKALRRDGIQQEGYATMPEFLGSEPPQKARPG, from the coding sequence GTGAGTAAGCGGATATTCGACCTCGCCTTGGTGGTTCCCGCGCTCGTGGTTCTGTCGCCGTTGCTTTTGGCCCTGATGGTATTGAGCCGGGTGCTGCTGGGGCGGCCGGTGTTTTACCGTCAGGCGAGGCCGGGCCTGGATGGAAAGCCATTTTATATCTATAAATTCCGGACGATGACGGACGCCCGGAACCCCGACGGCGGGTTGTTACCCGACCGGGAGCGGCTGACGCGGTTCGGCCGGTTTTTGCGCAGCAGCAGCCTCGACGAGCTGCCGGAACTCTGGAACATCCTCAGGGGGGAGATGAGCTGGGTGGGGCCGCGGCCGCTGCTCGTGAAGTACCTGCCGCGCTATTCGGCGGAGCAGGCGCGGCGGCACGAGGTGAAGCCGGGGCTGACGGGGTGGGCGCAGGTCAATGGCCGCAACGCCATCGGCTGGGAGGAGCGGCTCAGGCTCGACGTCTGGTACGTCGATCACCGGTCGCTGGCTTTGGACGCGAAAATCCTGTTTTTGACCGTCTGGAAGGCCCTGCGGCGCGACGGCATCCAGCAGGAAGGGTACGCGACGATGCCGGAGTTCCTGGGATCGGAGCCGCCGCAGAAGGCGCGGCCGGGTTGA
- a CDS encoding aminotransferase class I/II-fold pyridoxal phosphate-dependent enzyme, with translation MSQTVGRPRIYLSPPNLDGREKELMLAAFDSNWITTMGPQVELFEREMCLELGVGHAVALSSGTAGLHLALMILGVGPGDEVMCADLTFAASVNAVKYCGAHPVLIDADPATWNLDPGLVEDELRRRARAGDSMPRAIMAVDLYGQCADYDAILAVAGRYGVPVVEDAAEALGAEMRGRRAGAFGAMGVLSFNGNKIITTSGGGMLVSDDGACIERARYLATQAREPVVHYQHSEVGYNYRLSNILAGIGRGQLERLGEKVDKKREVNRYYREALGHLPGIRFMPEAPYGKSNCWLTVILIDPDAFGTDREGVRLALERENIESRPVWKPMHLQPAFRDCRFLGGGVGEGFFERGLCLPSGTRLEEGDLERIVGIVAGACGVRP, from the coding sequence ATGAGCCAGACTGTCGGCCGTCCGCGCATCTACCTGTCGCCCCCCAACCTGGACGGGCGGGAAAAGGAACTGATGCTCGCGGCCTTCGATTCGAACTGGATCACCACCATGGGGCCCCAGGTCGAGCTGTTCGAGCGGGAGATGTGCCTCGAGCTCGGAGTCGGGCACGCCGTGGCGCTCTCGAGCGGCACGGCCGGGCTGCACCTCGCGCTCATGATCCTGGGGGTCGGGCCCGGGGACGAGGTGATGTGCGCCGACCTGACCTTCGCGGCCAGCGTCAACGCCGTCAAGTACTGCGGCGCCCACCCCGTGCTCATCGACGCCGACCCGGCGACGTGGAACCTCGACCCCGGCCTCGTCGAGGACGAACTCCGCCGGCGGGCGCGCGCGGGGGACTCGATGCCCCGGGCGATCATGGCGGTCGACCTGTACGGGCAGTGCGCCGATTACGACGCCATCCTCGCCGTCGCCGGCCGGTACGGCGTCCCCGTCGTCGAGGACGCCGCGGAGGCGCTGGGGGCGGAGATGCGCGGCAGGCGGGCCGGGGCGTTCGGCGCGATGGGCGTCCTCTCCTTCAACGGGAACAAGATCATCACCACCTCGGGCGGGGGGATGCTGGTCTCCGACGACGGGGCCTGCATCGAGCGGGCGCGCTACCTGGCGACCCAGGCGCGGGAGCCGGTGGTCCACTACCAGCACTCGGAAGTCGGGTACAACTACCGGCTGAGCAACATCCTGGCCGGCATCGGGCGGGGGCAGCTGGAGCGGCTCGGGGAAAAGGTCGATAAGAAGCGGGAGGTGAACCGGTACTACCGGGAGGCGCTCGGGCATCTCCCCGGGATCCGGTTCATGCCGGAGGCCCCTTACGGAAAATCGAACTGCTGGCTCACCGTCATCCTGATCGACCCGGACGCGTTCGGGACGGACCGGGAGGGGGTGCGGCTCGCGCTCGAGCGGGAGAACATCGAGTCGCGCCCCGTATGGAAGCCGATGCACCTGCAGCCCGCCTTCCGCGACTGCCGTTTCCTGGGCGGCGGCGTTGGGGAGGGCTTTTTCGAGCGGGGACTCTGCCTCCCCTCGGGAACCCGGTTGGAAGAGGGCGACCTCGAGCGGATCGTCGGGATCGTCGCCGGCGCCTGCGGGGTCCGTCCATGA
- a CDS encoding acyl carrier protein, whose protein sequence is MREKVAEILSTLLGREIAPGEECSMESERAWDSMKHIEIILTVEEETGVSFEAEEIPKLTSMARIVARLEDGGQA, encoded by the coding sequence ATGCGGGAAAAGGTCGCTGAAATCCTGTCGACCCTCCTCGGGAGGGAGATCGCCCCGGGGGAGGAATGTTCCATGGAGAGTGAGAGAGCCTGGGATTCCATGAAGCATATCGAGATCATCCTGACGGTCGAGGAGGAGACGGGCGTTTCGTTCGAGGCGGAGGAGATCCCGAAACTGACGAGCATGGCCCGGATCGTGGCCCGGCTCGAGGACGGCGGGCAAGCGTGA
- a CDS encoding HAD-IIIC family phosphatase yields the protein MKGMMRHLFAEELRRLQLLRQAPDPGAEAVRIAVYRNHAFETVASVLDPFLAFSGLRAETSCSGYDDTFGFGRVFDADLNLIWVDAARYRAIDLGEWLGERAAALRERSPAPILLLVAGGADRRATEGVPDLWDFAVEDLLPPGGGGIYDPAREAATGTRLSGRACLEVARALGLRLIPAVLRPALKAVVLDLDQTLYEGVLGEDGPEGVRLTAAHAELQRHVRGLKEEGFLLAVASRNEEEDVRRLFERRPDFGLRWDDFAAVRINWKDKAENLAELASELHIGADAMLFVDDNPAEILNAEASGLGVRTLLAGDPADTLRMLRFYPGLLRLRTSSEDGLRTADIRANRERTALGETLAPRDYFARLRIRLQFGLDDESMAPRVAELAGKTNQFILGYRRYTEAEVRRLMGAGDGCVVTVRMSDRLSESGMIALLAARAEGERLLCEELAVSCRALGRHLENVMLPEMMRLAAAHLGTGKGALVAYRRGERNGPALEWLRSLTGDALVADEGRVPWAVPGRVDLEGLETEVRRWAKR from the coding sequence GTGAAGGGAATGATGAGGCACCTGTTTGCCGAGGAATTGAGGCGGCTCCAGCTGCTCCGGCAGGCCCCGGATCCCGGGGCGGAGGCGGTACGGATCGCCGTCTACCGCAACCACGCCTTCGAAACGGTGGCCTCCGTGCTCGATCCCTTTCTCGCCTTTTCCGGCCTCCGGGCCGAAACCTCCTGCAGCGGCTACGACGACACCTTCGGCTTCGGGCGTGTGTTCGACGCCGATCTGAACCTGATATGGGTCGACGCCGCGCGCTACCGGGCGATCGACCTGGGAGAGTGGCTCGGGGAGCGCGCCGCGGCCCTGCGCGAGCGGAGCCCGGCGCCGATCCTGCTCCTGGTCGCCGGCGGCGCGGATCGGCGGGCGACGGAGGGCGTTCCGGACCTGTGGGATTTCGCGGTGGAGGACCTGCTCCCCCCCGGCGGGGGCGGAATCTACGACCCCGCCCGGGAAGCGGCCACCGGCACCCGGCTGTCGGGCAGGGCGTGCCTCGAGGTGGCCCGAGCCCTCGGCCTGCGCCTCATCCCCGCCGTGCTGCGCCCGGCGCTGAAGGCCGTCGTCCTCGACCTGGACCAGACCCTGTACGAGGGGGTCCTGGGGGAGGACGGGCCGGAGGGGGTCCGGTTGACGGCGGCGCATGCGGAGCTGCAGCGGCATGTCCGGGGGCTGAAGGAGGAGGGCTTTCTTCTCGCCGTCGCTTCCCGGAACGAGGAGGAGGATGTCCGGCGGCTTTTCGAGCGGCGTCCCGATTTCGGGTTGAGGTGGGACGATTTCGCCGCCGTGAGGATCAACTGGAAGGACAAGGCGGAAAACCTGGCGGAGCTGGCGTCGGAGCTGCATATCGGCGCCGACGCCATGCTCTTCGTCGACGACAATCCCGCCGAGATCCTGAACGCCGAGGCCTCGGGGCTGGGGGTGCGCACCCTGCTGGCGGGCGATCCCGCCGACACCCTGCGGATGCTCCGCTTTTACCCGGGCCTGCTGCGCCTGAGGACTTCGTCCGAAGACGGGCTCCGGACCGCGGATATCCGGGCCAACCGGGAGCGGACGGCGCTCGGCGAAACCCTGGCCCCCCGGGACTACTTCGCCCGGCTGCGGATCCGGCTGCAGTTCGGCCTGGACGACGAAAGCATGGCGCCCCGGGTCGCCGAACTGGCCGGCAAGACCAACCAGTTCATCCTCGGCTACCGCCGGTATACGGAGGCGGAGGTCCGGCGGTTGATGGGGGCGGGCGACGGCTGCGTGGTTACCGTGCGCATGTCCGACCGCCTCTCCGAAAGCGGCATGATCGCCCTCCTGGCGGCTCGCGCCGAAGGGGAGAGGCTCCTGTGCGAGGAACTGGCCGTCAGCTGCCGCGCCCTGGGGAGACACCTGGAGAACGTCATGCTGCCCGAGATGATGCGCCTGGCGGCCGCGCACCTGGGGACGGGGAAAGGGGCCCTTGTCGCCTACCGCCGGGGGGAACGGAACGGGCCGGCCCTCGAGTGGCTCCGCTCCCTGACGGGGGACGCGCTCGTGGCCGATGAAGGCCGGGTGCCCTGGGCGGTCCCTGGGAGGGTCGATCTGGAGGGCCTGGAGACGGAGGTGCGCCGGTGGGCAAAACGGTAA
- a CDS encoding ketoacyl-ACP synthase III gives MGKTVTFRHAGITGISSVYGARRISIDDEAGYYESGEQLERLKRTIGFDRRWVVDGPVTAADLCLEAARALMAGCRLSAADFDAVVFVTQTPDYGMPGNAHVVHRALSLPRSCIAFDLVYGCSGYVKGLLQAFMLAEQGFRRVLLLTGDTLSRIIDVRNRADAPVFGDAGCATVVERCEGERPSWFRLYSDGGGLEIMWQQAGAYRHPSSEETRREMVDEKGNVRRLEDFCMKGFEVFNFTLTEQPRLLREILEVSGCAAEEVDYFVFHQANRYIIETIAKKSGIPLEKAPRRTFSEFGNQSSASIPFTISNELSEQIGGKGARVVLQGYGIGLSWGACLLDLGRVRVLKPRVYGAGEPDE, from the coding sequence GTGGGCAAAACGGTAACGTTCCGGCATGCCGGGATCACGGGCATCTCCTCCGTCTACGGTGCGAGGAGGATCTCCATCGACGACGAGGCCGGTTACTATGAAAGCGGCGAACAGCTCGAGCGCCTGAAACGGACGATCGGTTTCGACCGGCGCTGGGTGGTGGACGGTCCGGTCACCGCCGCCGACCTCTGCCTCGAAGCCGCCCGCGCGCTGATGGCGGGATGCCGCCTGTCGGCGGCCGATTTCGACGCCGTCGTTTTCGTCACCCAGACCCCCGATTACGGCATGCCCGGGAACGCCCACGTCGTGCACCGGGCGCTTTCGTTGCCGCGATCGTGCATCGCCTTCGACCTGGTCTACGGCTGTTCCGGGTACGTCAAGGGGCTGCTGCAGGCCTTCATGCTGGCGGAGCAGGGATTCCGGCGGGTTCTGCTGCTGACGGGCGACACCCTGAGCCGTATCATCGACGTCCGGAACCGGGCGGACGCCCCCGTCTTCGGGGACGCCGGCTGTGCCACCGTCGTCGAGCGCTGCGAAGGGGAGCGCCCCTCTTGGTTCCGCCTCTATTCCGACGGCGGCGGGCTGGAAATCATGTGGCAGCAGGCGGGGGCCTACCGCCACCCCTCCTCGGAGGAGACCCGGAGGGAAATGGTCGACGAGAAGGGGAACGTGCGCCGCCTGGAAGATTTCTGCATGAAGGGTTTCGAGGTGTTCAACTTCACCCTCACCGAGCAGCCCAGACTGCTCCGGGAGATCCTCGAGGTTTCGGGGTGCGCGGCGGAAGAGGTCGATTATTTCGTGTTCCACCAGGCCAACCGGTACATCATCGAGACGATAGCGAAGAAGTCGGGCATCCCGCTGGAAAAGGCGCCGCGGCGGACTTTTTCGGAATTCGGCAACCAGAGTTCGGCCTCCATCCCCTTCACGATCTCCAACGAGCTGTCCGAACAGATCGGGGGAAAGGGGGCGCGGGTCGTGCTGCAGGGGTACGGCATAGGGTTGTCCTGGGGCGCGTGCCTGCTCGACCTCGGGCGGGTGAGGGTCCTGAAACCGCGGGTCTACGGAGCGGGGGAACCCGATGAGTAA